A window from Manis javanica isolate MJ-LG chromosome 10, MJ_LKY, whole genome shotgun sequence encodes these proteins:
- the CSF2RB gene encoding cytokine receptor common subunit beta isoform X3 — protein MTADLPPHFTKWELLVAQAAQSGARTLETQLTVNLTQHVRPPTPEDFRITAAGDRFLLNWSVALAGSQSPWLSNLEFEVVYRRLQDSWEDAPALYSRSSQAILGQEHLMPSSTYVARVRTRLARGSGLSGPPSKWSPEVRWDSQPGDEAQPQNLQCFFDGAATLSCSWEVRAEVISSVSFTIFYKPSPNAAEKECSPVLKEASGSPYIRHRCQIPVPDPRNHSQYTISVRPKKEEKFIKSSENIQMAHPTLNVTKGRDGYVLRWKAGEMQYKHIAHAFQVQYKKEADSWEESKMEPLQNAHSMPLPPLEPSTRYEARVRVKPGPSGYSGIWSEWSEECSWDTDWVLPTWALALTLVFTTLALLPALRFCGIHGYRLNQKWKEKIPNPSKSHLFQNGNTGLRLPDSMLTLTSRSPPHKGLLGSHFPELEGVSSVDYGRSEVSPLTTEDPKGARESPPEPDVTLTTSDPPTEQPPSPKPGLSARPGKPESQVPGFDFNGPYLGPPQSRSLPDMAGQRAPPQMGMSRKPQPSGSLEYLCLPAAGQVQLVPLSQVIGQGWARDVERRPSLGAEGSPSLESGADPTPPAPGLMVGGQGPKDRHSPKDVVPPALPTGSGVPEDGIVASGYVTTADLALTPPTGSPPISQDPPLVLSFDENHSLSPGRAGGPTGALAAMRSEFEGYVELPPTTGQSLKSPLGSPAPPAASSPISSPGEPRADAAPASPNPEGLLVLQQVGDYCFLPGLGPGPLPAQSKRSSSGPCPDLGDLAQEVQAKKALCQPLPQVPAIQLFKALKQPDYLPLPPWGVSRPEGVC, from the exons TGCGGCCCCCCACGCCCGAGGACTTCCGCATCACTGCTGCCGGGGACCGTTTCCTGCTCAACTGGAGTGTTGCCCTCGCGGGTTCCCAGAGCCCCTGGCTGTCAAACCTGGAGTTTGAGGTGGTCTACAGGCGGCTTCAGGACTCCTGGGAG GACGCCCCCGCCCTCTACTCCAGGTCCTCCCAGGCTATCCTGGGCCAGGAGCACCTCATGCCCAGCAGCACCTACGTGGCCCGAGTTCGCACCCGGCTGGCCCGGGGTTCGGGGCTCTCGGGTCCGCCCAGCAAGTGGAGCCCCGAGGTTCGCTGGGATTCCCAGCCGG GGGACGAGGCCCAGCCCCAGAACCTCCAGTGCTTCTTTGATGGGGCTGCCACGCTCAGCTGCTCCTGGGAAGTGAGGGCCGAGGTGATCAGCTCGGTCTCCTTCACCATCTTCTACAAGCCCAGCCCCAACGCAGC GGAGAAGGAGTGCTCCCCAGTGCTGAAGGAGGCGTCCGGCAGCCCCTACATCCGGCACCGATGCCAGATTCCTGTGCCCGACCCCAGGAACCACAGCCAGTACACCATCTCTGTCCGgccaaagaaggaagagaaatttataaagagctcagagAACA TCCAGATGGCACACCCAACCCTCAATGTGACCAAGGGCAGAGATGGCTACGTCCTGCGCTGGAAAGCGGGGGAAATGCAGTACAAACACATTGCTCACGCCTTCCAGGTCCAGTACAAGAAAGAGGCGGACTCATGGGAG GAGAGCAAGATGGAGCCCCTCCAGAACGCCCACAGCATGCCGCTGCCTCCTCTGGAGCCCTCCACCAGGTACGAGGCGAGAGTGAGGGTGAAGCCTGGCCCCAGCGGCTACAGTGGGATCTGGAGTGAGTGGAGTGAGGAGTGCTCCTGGGACACGGACTGGG TGCTGCCCACGTGGGCCCTGGCACTCACCCTGGTCTTCACCACCCTTGCCTTGCTCCCGGCCCTACGCTTCTGTGGCATCCATGGGTACAG GCTGAACCAGAAGTGGAAGGAGAAAATCCCCAACCCCAGCAAGAGCCACTTGTTCCAG AATGGGAATACTGGGCTCCGGCTCCCAGACAGCATGCTAACCCTCACCAGCAGGAGCCCCCCACACAAGGGCCTGCTCGGCAGCCACTTCCCTGAGCTGGAAGG GGTGTCCTCTGTAGACTATGGACGCAGCGAGGTGTCACCTCTCACCACAGAGGACCCTAAAGGTGCCCGTGAGTCACCGCCCGAGCCAGACGTGACCCTGACCACCTCGGACCCTCCCACAGAGCAGCCCCCCAGCCCCAAGCCGGGCCTGTCGGCCAGACCAGGCAAACCTGAGAGCCAGGTTCCCGGCTTCGACTTCAATGGCCCCTACCTGGGGCCGCCACAGAGCCGCTCCCTGCCTGACATGGCAGGCCAGCGGGCGCCCCCACAGATGGGCATGAGCAGGAAGCCACAGCCTTCAGGGTCCCTGGAGTACCTGTGTCTGCCCGCGGCGGGTCAggtgcagctggtgcccctgtccCAGGTGATAGGACAGGGCTGGGCCAGGGATGTGGAAAGGAGGCCCAGCCTAGGGGCTGAAGGGAGCCCCTCCCTGGAGTCAGGGGcagaccccaccccacctgcaCCTGGGCTGATGGTGGGTGGTCAGGGCCCAAAAGACAGACACAGCCCAAAGGATGTGGTTcccccagctctgcccactgGCTCTGGGGTCCCTGAGGATGGCATTGTGGCCTCTGGTTATGTCACCACGGCAGACCTGGCACTCACCCCACCCACAGGGTCCCCACCTATCTCCCAGGATCCCCCTCTGGTCCTCTCCTTCGATGAGAATCACAGCCTCAGTCCCGGGCGGGCTGGTGGGCCCACTGGAGCCCTGGCCGCCATGAGGTCTGAGTTTGAAGGCTATGTAGAGCTCCCTCCAACCACAGGCCAGTCCCTCAAGTCCCCTCTGGGCAGTCCTGCCCCTCCTGCAGCCAGCAGCCCCATCTCAAGCCCTGGGGAGCCCCGGGCAGATGCAGCCCCAGCCTCCCCAAACCCTGAGGGGCTCCTGGTCCTGCAGCAAGTGGGTGACTATTGTTTCCTCCCTGGCCTGGGACCTGGCCCTCTCCCAGCCCAGAGTAAGCGCTCTTCCTCAGGACCCTGTCCCGACCTCGGGGACCTCGCCCAGGAGGTCCAGGCCAAGAAGGCCCTGTGCCAGCCCCTTCCACAGGTGCCGGCCATTCAGCTCTTCAAAGCCCTAAAGCAGCCGGActacctgcccctgcccccttgGGGTGTCAGCAGGCCTGAGGGGGTGTGCTGA
- the CSF2RB gene encoding cytokine receptor common subunit beta isoform X4 codes for MTRTLETQLTVNLTQHVRPPTPEDFRITAAGDRFLLNWSVALAGSQSPWLSNLEFEVVYRRLQDSWEDAPALYSRSSQAILGQEHLMPSSTYVARVRTRLARGSGLSGPPSKWSPEVRWDSQPGDEAQPQNLQCFFDGAATLSCSWEVRAEVISSVSFTIFYKPSPNAAEKECSPVLKEASGSPYIRHRCQIPVPDPRNHSQYTISVRPKKEEKFIKSSENIQMAHPTLNVTKGRDGYVLRWKAGEMQYKHIAHAFQVQYKKEADSWEESKMEPLQNAHSMPLPPLEPSTRYEARVRVKPGPSGYSGIWSEWSEECSWDTDWVLPTWALALTLVFTTLALLPALRFCGIHGYRLNQKWKEKIPNPSKSHLFQNGNTGLRLPDSMLTLTSRSPPHKGLLGSHFPELEGVSSVDYGRSEVSPLTTEDPKGARESPPEPDVTLTTSDPPTEQPPSPKPGLSARPGKPESQVPGFDFNGPYLGPPQSRSLPDMAGQRAPPQMGMSRKPQPSGSLEYLCLPAAGQVQLVPLSQVIGQGWARDVERRPSLGAEGSPSLESGADPTPPAPGLMVGGQGPKDRHSPKDVVPPALPTGSGVPEDGIVASGYVTTADLALTPPTGSPPISQDPPLVLSFDENHSLSPGRAGGPTGALAAMRSEFEGYVELPPTTGQSLKSPLGSPAPPAASSPISSPGEPRADAAPASPNPEGLLVLQQVGDYCFLPGLGPGPLPAQSKRSSSGPCPDLGDLAQEVQAKKALCQPLPQVPAIQLFKALKQPDYLPLPPWGVSRPEGVC; via the exons TGCGGCCCCCCACGCCCGAGGACTTCCGCATCACTGCTGCCGGGGACCGTTTCCTGCTCAACTGGAGTGTTGCCCTCGCGGGTTCCCAGAGCCCCTGGCTGTCAAACCTGGAGTTTGAGGTGGTCTACAGGCGGCTTCAGGACTCCTGGGAG GACGCCCCCGCCCTCTACTCCAGGTCCTCCCAGGCTATCCTGGGCCAGGAGCACCTCATGCCCAGCAGCACCTACGTGGCCCGAGTTCGCACCCGGCTGGCCCGGGGTTCGGGGCTCTCGGGTCCGCCCAGCAAGTGGAGCCCCGAGGTTCGCTGGGATTCCCAGCCGG GGGACGAGGCCCAGCCCCAGAACCTCCAGTGCTTCTTTGATGGGGCTGCCACGCTCAGCTGCTCCTGGGAAGTGAGGGCCGAGGTGATCAGCTCGGTCTCCTTCACCATCTTCTACAAGCCCAGCCCCAACGCAGC GGAGAAGGAGTGCTCCCCAGTGCTGAAGGAGGCGTCCGGCAGCCCCTACATCCGGCACCGATGCCAGATTCCTGTGCCCGACCCCAGGAACCACAGCCAGTACACCATCTCTGTCCGgccaaagaaggaagagaaatttataaagagctcagagAACA TCCAGATGGCACACCCAACCCTCAATGTGACCAAGGGCAGAGATGGCTACGTCCTGCGCTGGAAAGCGGGGGAAATGCAGTACAAACACATTGCTCACGCCTTCCAGGTCCAGTACAAGAAAGAGGCGGACTCATGGGAG GAGAGCAAGATGGAGCCCCTCCAGAACGCCCACAGCATGCCGCTGCCTCCTCTGGAGCCCTCCACCAGGTACGAGGCGAGAGTGAGGGTGAAGCCTGGCCCCAGCGGCTACAGTGGGATCTGGAGTGAGTGGAGTGAGGAGTGCTCCTGGGACACGGACTGGG TGCTGCCCACGTGGGCCCTGGCACTCACCCTGGTCTTCACCACCCTTGCCTTGCTCCCGGCCCTACGCTTCTGTGGCATCCATGGGTACAG GCTGAACCAGAAGTGGAAGGAGAAAATCCCCAACCCCAGCAAGAGCCACTTGTTCCAG AATGGGAATACTGGGCTCCGGCTCCCAGACAGCATGCTAACCCTCACCAGCAGGAGCCCCCCACACAAGGGCCTGCTCGGCAGCCACTTCCCTGAGCTGGAAGG GGTGTCCTCTGTAGACTATGGACGCAGCGAGGTGTCACCTCTCACCACAGAGGACCCTAAAGGTGCCCGTGAGTCACCGCCCGAGCCAGACGTGACCCTGACCACCTCGGACCCTCCCACAGAGCAGCCCCCCAGCCCCAAGCCGGGCCTGTCGGCCAGACCAGGCAAACCTGAGAGCCAGGTTCCCGGCTTCGACTTCAATGGCCCCTACCTGGGGCCGCCACAGAGCCGCTCCCTGCCTGACATGGCAGGCCAGCGGGCGCCCCCACAGATGGGCATGAGCAGGAAGCCACAGCCTTCAGGGTCCCTGGAGTACCTGTGTCTGCCCGCGGCGGGTCAggtgcagctggtgcccctgtccCAGGTGATAGGACAGGGCTGGGCCAGGGATGTGGAAAGGAGGCCCAGCCTAGGGGCTGAAGGGAGCCCCTCCCTGGAGTCAGGGGcagaccccaccccacctgcaCCTGGGCTGATGGTGGGTGGTCAGGGCCCAAAAGACAGACACAGCCCAAAGGATGTGGTTcccccagctctgcccactgGCTCTGGGGTCCCTGAGGATGGCATTGTGGCCTCTGGTTATGTCACCACGGCAGACCTGGCACTCACCCCACCCACAGGGTCCCCACCTATCTCCCAGGATCCCCCTCTGGTCCTCTCCTTCGATGAGAATCACAGCCTCAGTCCCGGGCGGGCTGGTGGGCCCACTGGAGCCCTGGCCGCCATGAGGTCTGAGTTTGAAGGCTATGTAGAGCTCCCTCCAACCACAGGCCAGTCCCTCAAGTCCCCTCTGGGCAGTCCTGCCCCTCCTGCAGCCAGCAGCCCCATCTCAAGCCCTGGGGAGCCCCGGGCAGATGCAGCCCCAGCCTCCCCAAACCCTGAGGGGCTCCTGGTCCTGCAGCAAGTGGGTGACTATTGTTTCCTCCCTGGCCTGGGACCTGGCCCTCTCCCAGCCCAGAGTAAGCGCTCTTCCTCAGGACCCTGTCCCGACCTCGGGGACCTCGCCCAGGAGGTCCAGGCCAAGAAGGCCCTGTGCCAGCCCCTTCCACAGGTGCCGGCCATTCAGCTCTTCAAAGCCCTAAAGCAGCCGGActacctgcccctgcccccttgGGGTGTCAGCAGGCCTGAGGGGGTGTGCTGA